CTATATTAAATTTTAAACTATATTCATAATCAGTATCTCCAAAATATTCATATAAATTTGTATTAGCTTCTATAGAAAATAGAAAGTGTTCACTTAGCTCATAAGACCATTTAGTTATATTTTCAACTCTCATTAAATAAGCTCCACTACTTACTCCATAATTTAAATACTCATTAAACAGTGTTGTATAAGTTTGAAATCCATAACCTAAGTTAGTCATTCCAACTATATTAATTTCCGCTGACTCTCCATCTTTTTTTTCATTTTCTACTATTGAGCCTAAAAAATCAACTCCCCAATAAGTTCCACCTTTTCCAAAATCAGAGTTTGTTCTCATTCGATATCTAATCGAATATTTATCTCTTGCTATATCGGTTCCAAATTGCTCTGGATAATCTAACTGTTCATACTTCCATAAAACACCAATTTCATTACTCCAAGTTTTAGAAAAAATTTGATACTCTTTAAATTTTTTAGATAATGCAAACTCATTTTCCCATCCCTTGCTATTTCCACTCTGATATTCTACTTTATCCTTTTTTCTAATAACCTCATAATCTAATTTATAGTCTTTACCTAATAGTGAGTTTCCTTGAGCAATTCTCCACTTTTGATAATCATACTCTTTTGTTTTTTCTATTTCTAAATACGATTTTAAAATATTATTCTCTGGTATCTCTTCGTAAAAATTTAATATTTCTACTCCTACAGCCATTAATTTACAAGAGATTAAAATATATAATAGTAATTTATACCTAATTTTATCCACCTATATACCTCCCCATTTTATCATACCCATCTTTGTCAATTCCTTCAGAATTATAACCTTGTGCATCATATTCTTCGATATTCTTTTCAACTAATTTTTCTTTAAATTCTCCTTTTAAGTTATAACCAGCTATATTTATTCCATTTCTATCATATCCATTTTGGTCATATCCATTTTTATTATATCCCTCTTTATTATATCCCTCTTTATTATAACCTTGTTTATTATAATAACTTTGAGTATTTTTATTTAATCCATACCATGTCCAACCCTCTTTATCATACTTCTCTCCTGTTTCTTTATGAATGCCTGCAAAATCAAAATTAAAGTCATCAAATTTTGTATTAGTTTTTTTATGAATTTTTTCTTGATTAAATCCTCTCTCGTTATATTTAGTTCTTGTTTCTTTATGAATACCTTTCCAGTTAAATCCATAATAATCATACAAAGAATTTGTATATTTATTCCATCCATTTTGATTAAACCCTCTTTTATCATATCCGTCTTGAGTATAACCATTTTGATCAAAATAATCTTTAGTATTTTTATTTAATCCATACAAACTCCAACCTTCTTCATTATATTCTGTCTTAGTTTTTTTATGAATTCCTACAAAATCAAATTCAAATTCATCATATTCTTGATTAGTTTTCTTATGAATTTTTTCTTGATTAAATCCTCTCTCGTTATATTTAGTTTTTGTATCTTTATGAATTCCTGCAAAATCAAATCCATAATAATCATATGGTGAATCTGTATATTTATGCCATCCTTCTTGGTTAAATCCTCTATTATCAAGACCATCTCTAGTATAGCCATTAACATCATATCCTAATACATCGAATTTCCCCATAGTATGCCAATTTCTTCCTGTTTTTGTATTAAATCCTCTATTATCATATGAGCTACATCCTGTTAAAAAAATCATAGAGATAAAAACTAAAACCATGTATATTTTTTTATTTAAAAGACTTTCTAAAAATTCAAGTTTTTTATTTCTAGATAAATTAATAAAATTCTGTCTATAAAAAGTTACATAGTTTAAATTTTCTAAAACTTGTTTTAATAAAATATCAGATAATAGAAGTGCTATAAAAGATCCTAAAAAAAATCCAAAACCACTATATTCAGGTCCTAATTTTGTAAAATACCAACTGAAAATTGTATTTAAAAATACATAAACTAAAGATATTATTAAAGCTTCTCTTCTAGAATCAAAATATAATAAAATTATCAGAAAAATTGAAACATAAACTGAGCAATAAGCTCCAAACACTGAAATTCTAAATAAATCTAAAAGATGATACTCTATTTTGAAATATGTAAATATGCTTTTTGATAATAAAATAAATGAAATAGATATTAAAAATTGTAATTCCATTGAATAAAATATTTCACTTCTTAAAGTTTTTATCATTTTTTCTCTTTCTTTTTCAGTTTCATCTAAATTACCATTGTTATTAATTAAAAAATAATACTTTTTATAAAAAGGAAAAAATTTTGTCTCCATAAATATCATAAAATATACTAGAGTTGGTATCATTATTAAAAAACCATAAAATATTGCAATCTCATAATCTGGATTAGTTATAAAAACTCCTCCTATTTTAAAACTATTTTCAGTTGTCCAATTTATAAAAATATGACTCCACGTTCCAAGTACAAAAAATATACCTGTAATTACTAATGAAATATACCCATTTAAATAATTTACAAATTTAAATTCGCTGCTATTTATTTTTTCAAAAGATGCCATTAGCTGCATTGAAATACCTGTAAAAGTTATTAATATTCCAATTGTATAAGCTAATAAAATACTATACGATGGATACTCTGTAAAAGGTTTTAAAATAGGATATTTTAAAAATAAAACTCCTAAAGTTAGCGAAATTAAATTTCCCGATATATACATTTTAATTATAAAATTATAATCTTTTAACAAACTAACAAAGTTCATAGCTATCCATAAACTAGATAGTAAAGAAAATAAAAGAATTGATGTGTATTTAAAATATTGAGGGAAATGAGAACTTCTCATAAATATAGTTCCTGCTAAAAAAGAAACAATAAATATAAGCTTAGTTATTCCTGAAAATATCCCCCTCAATTGGTTTTGCTTATTTTTATATATACAATCTGCAACATATCTAGTTATAAGATATTGCCATGGACTTGAGAAAATTTGAGAAAATATAAACGAATAAACTATTGTTGCCATAAGAATTTGTCTCTCTTGAATTTGGAAAATATATTTTTTTCCTATCATATTAAAAATATTTAATGTAACTATAGTAAAAATCCATGGCCCTACACTTACTATTGTCGAATAGCTTATTGCTTTTACATTTTCATAAACTGTATTATCTTCTGAAAACATTTTTCTTAACTCAAATCCTATTCCTGCCATATTATCCCCTCCCCACTAAATTATCATATAAACTTTTATAATTTTTTATAAATTGATCTTTTGTATAATATTTCTCAACTATTTTTTTTCCATTCATTCCAAATAGAACTCTTTTTTCGTCATCATCATATAATTTAATTATTGAATTAGCTAATTCTACATATGAGGTAGGCGGAACTATCATTCCTGCTTCTCCTATATCTTTTTTTCCAAGTATTAACTCTCTACAATTTCCAACATCTGTTGATATGCAAGGTATCCCTGCGGCTAATCCTTCTAAAATACTTAAAGGTTGACCTTCAGATATAGATGATAAGAGTTGTAAATCAAGAAATTTATAATACTCTTTTACATCAGCCCTTCCTGTAAAAGTTACATTTTCTTCCAACTCCAATTGTTCTACAATCTCAACACATTCTTTAAAATAATCCTCGTTTTCATTTGTTGGTCCAATAAGATAAAGATGAGTATTTTTTCTACTTTCAGCAACTATTTTATATGCCTTTAACATAGTTTTAACATCTTTAATAGGTACTATTCTTAAAACTGAACCAATACTAAATTTTTCTTGTTTTTCTCTCTGAATTTTTGAATAAATTTCATTATCAATACCATTTGCTACAACAATACATCTATTTGGATCTGCTCCATTTTCTATTTGAAGATTTCTATTATGAGAAAAAAGAGACACTATTTTATCGCTTGATTCATAGCATAAAGTAGACATAAAATAAAAGAAATCAATCCATATTTTCTTCAAATCTTTATCTACCCAGTTTGCACCAAGAATTTCCTCTTCTCTTTCTCTAGGATAAATTCCATGTTCAGTTAATATAACTTTTCCTTTTTTTCTATAACTTGCTAAAGCTGCTAAAAATCCAGCATACCCTGTTGAGATTGGATGATATATTTCTGCTTCTGGAATATCTAATTGAGCTAATTTTAAAAGTGTCGTAAAAATATTTTGTTGTGTCCAATAAAAAATATTTAACCCAGTATGGGAAAAATGTTTTTTATAATATTCTACAAGAGCCTCCCAAAACCCTTTACTTGTAACTATTTCAAAAGCTGTTCCATATTCCTTTTCATTTAAAGAATCTATTATATCCATTATTTCAACAAAATTAGCATTTTTAAAATCCATCAATTTTTCGATTTTATTTTGAAATTCTTTTGATTTTAGATTTTTATTTTTTATAAAATTTTTTGTTGATTTTTTATTTTCAGACTCTAAAATTACATTTTTTATTTCTTTTAAATTTTTAGGTAATTTGTATTTTATATCTATAAATTCTTCATTAGGAACTAAACAAATTAATTTAAACTCATGCTCAGGATTAGATGTTATAAGCTCTTGGACCCATGATGAAACTCCACCCACAACATAAGGATATGACCCTTCGCAGATTAAACAGATTTTAGACATTTCTCCTCCTCTATTTCTCTAGAAAGATTATTTAATTTTTTTTGATAATATTCCAATATATTGCTTTCAAGAAGTCCAGATTCACAATATTCTATATATTTTTTTAAAAGCTCCTCTTTTTTTTCTATTTGTTTAGATAACACTTTAATTTTATTTTGAAATTTCTCATCTAATTTATTTAATTCCGTAGCAGCATAATGAATAACTTCCATATCGTCATCTTTTAAAGCCTTTTTTAAAACCTCTACTCTTATTTTTAAATTTAAAGCCTCTGCTTTTAAAATCATATTTTTTTTATCATGAACTCCTCCAACTAAAAGTGAATCATGAGCTCCAAGTAAATTTTTGCTTTCATGTAATTCTAATATTTTTTTCTCTTTAATACTTTTATTTTCTAAATCATTTTTTTCTATTTCAGCTTTTAATCCTTTAGAGAAAAAATTTACTTCATGAAATAATAAAAATAAGAAACCTAAAATAGGTATTAAAATTATGAATATATCAAAATATCCACCATTCTCTTTAAAATACTTAAAATTAATTGTGTAGATAATTGCTATTATTATAGTATGAAGCTTAATAAATTGATTTATAGTACCATCTTTATATAAAATAACTCCTAAGATTATCTCTAATAATAGTGCTATACTTGTTAAAATAATTTCTTTTCTTTCCATCATGCATCACCCACTTTTATTTTTATTTCTTTATTTTCTAGATCAACTAAATAAAGATGATAATCATCTGTTTTTTGCATTAATCGATAGTTTGCTCCGTCTATTTGCAATATTTTTTTCTTATTTAATCTCACATACGATTGAATAGGACCACAAAAATTCTTTATATTTATTGATAGATTATTTTGTTCTAGCTCATAATCTAATTGAATATTTTCTAATTTTGAATAATCATAATTCAATTCACTTTGTGTCGAAGGTTTTAATAAAGGAAAGTTCTTATTTATCGCCACAAATATACTTTCGAATCCATCTTTCAATGTGCTCCACAACTTATTTCTTCCTCTTTCTTCATCAGTAATATCATCTGGATGTAAAAAGTGCGAAACATATCCATAAGAAGCTATCGAATTATAAATTGACCACATCTCTTTATCTTCTTTAAAAAGTCCTGATGAAAATCTTGGAAGTGAATATAAATTGGGATAATCTGGATCTTTCCCCACCTCTTGAACTAAAAGTCCTGGCTCTTTTTCTTCTGCATAAAAAATTCCACTTAAACTCTTTAAATTTGGAAATGTCTCAACTAATGCTTTCTTTCCTGATTTTGAAAGAAGATTACTTGGAGCTACATAAGCATATTTATTTACCTGTTCTCCATACATTTCATGAAAAACTTTTCTAAAATAACTTAATCCTACTTTCATATCTTCAATACTTTTCCATGGAGCATAGTTGTATTCTTTATAATCCATTTCATCTATTAATCCTAATGAAAAATGATTATAACCATGAATTCCAATTTCTCCTCCTTGTTTAATAATATTTCTTCCTTGTCTACTTAAACTTTCAAAATTTCTTTTACTCACTTCTTTAATCGCTTCTTTACTAACAGCATCGTTATATCGCATAATAGCAAAAGTGGTATACTTAAGATTATTTCTAAGTGCAATCCCTTCCATATCTTTCCACCAAATATTGTCAAAGAAATCTTTTGTACCCATTCTATATTCTGCAAAAATAGGTTCATGGTGCTTGTCAAAAATAGGAGCTGGTAAATCATCAAAATGAACTAATTTAGAATTCAAAACTGGCAACACTGTTATTTCAGTTCCATATGCAACGAGTTGCTTCATAACTCCTTCAGCTAATTTGCTTTCAAACATTGATCCATTTATATAAATAACTCTTCCTTTTCCATACATTTTTTCCCAAATTATCGGTATATTTTTTTTAGATATTGCAATAACTTTTGCTTCCTGAGATAACTTTAAGTCTAAAGATGAGTTTTCAATTACCTCACCCTCTACAACTATCTCTTTAAAACCTGGAAAAATATCTTTATTAAATTTTAGTCCTTTAGCTTCTGTGAAATTATTGACTTTTTCTATACCAGCAATTTTAGAAAAAGGATTAGAATAAGATCTAGTTAAAAAAAATAATGACATCCCATTTTCTACTTTATTTTGTATTTCAATAAAATTTATTTTTTGAAATCCCATAAAATCTTCATTAGTAAAAACGACACCTGTATAATCATTAAAATTTATTTTACTTTGACTATCCACAGATTGTAAGTCATATTTAACTTTTGAAAAATCCATAGTTGCTTTCCATCTTTCTAAAATTTTTCTTGAAACTTCTGATGTCTCATCATAAAAAACCAAATATTTTTGTGGATTTTTTATTTCTAAATTTCCATTTTCTAATTGAGATAGTTTATAATTATAACTTTGCTTTAAAGAAAAATAATCTTCTATATTTTCTACTCTAAATTTTTGAAATCCCAAAACTATAACAAGAATTATTATTAAAATAAAATTGTAGCTGTATTTTTTTTTCATAGCCTTCCCTCTCATTTAAATTTTATTTAAAGAAGATAAATCTAAAAAATGATTTATCCACTCTGATATTATTTTGAATAATTGAAACATATACTTTCCATGATTATTATTTTCAAAAGTCTGAATATTTAAGATACCAATTACTTCTCCTGAGTTTATTATAGGAGCTGCGTAATAAATTACTTTATTCTCTTTATTCTCTTTTAAGATTTCAATTGGTTGTTTTTCAGCTAACAGCTGTTTAATGATTTCCAAATTATTATTTTCTGCTAAAATACAATTAGCTATTTTTTCTCCAGCTTCTATCTTTGATATCAAATTTTCTTTTTTTTCATCAAAAAGATGTAATGATACAAACTCACACTTTAAATATCTTTCTATAAGATTTACAGCCTCTTGATAAATTGATTCTATATCTTTATTTTTCATTGAATTTAAAATATGATGAAGTGTTATTATACTTTCTTTACTATTTACTATTTGATATTCTAAGTTTTCATTTACTTTTATTAATTTTTTATTTTTTTCATTTTGATGTCTATAAGCCTGATTAATATCTTGATTTTCAACTTTTAACTCATCTATTTTTTGTTTATTTCTATCATTAATTTTTCCTAGAACTAATCCTGTAAAGAAAAAAATCATAATATATTTATAATACTCAATAGAATAAAAAAATATCACAGGATCGTTACCTATTTGTACATAAGCTACAAAGTAAACTATTAGTGCTACTGAAGCTGCAACTATACCACTATAAACACCATATCTTAAAGCTATAATAGCTACTATTATCATTAATGGATGTGGATTCATATTTAAAAAATCTAATTTAAAATAACTAAAATGGAAAAAAATCAAATATATTCCTAAGCAATATACAATTGTTTCAATTAAACTTAATAAATAAATATTTTTTACTTTTTTTGTTTGAGTATTTCTGTCTTCCATAATTAATCTCCTTTTAAATAGTTATATATTTTATAAATAAATTTAAAATTTGGGGGTGTTAATATTCTACTCTCCTCAATAGTTTAGTCTTTTTTCTCTCTATTGTTCTTTTTTTTCAATTTTTATGAAATAATTTATTTTTAATTCAAAAAAGGAATTTAATTATAATAACAGAATATATTTTTAGAAGTTTTATCAAACTTCTCATAATAACCTTCTTGATTCGATTAGTAATAGAGGAACTTCACACGCCTCTTATTCGTTATCAAATATTTTCAAAATGACTATTAAAGAAAAAAGAGCTGAATTCAGCTCTTTTTTCTTTAATATTTATATTTATTTATAAAAAAAAAGTAGAGAACAACCATCACAAATTCCTCTACTTTACTACTAAATCTAATTACGTTTAAATAATTTTAAAACTCGTAAAAATTTCTTTAAATTCTTAAAAAATAAATTAATCTACTAACTTTAAATCTATTACCTCACATAATAGCTAGAATAACAACTTCATGATTTGTTAAAATCTATTAAAAACTCCTCCTTTTAAAAATTAAAACATCTTTGAAACTGTGTGATGGCTATTTTTCATTACTTCATTTAATTTCTATTCTTCCTTCTAACTATTATTTTAATTATTAGACGATTTTTTTTATCTAAAAAGTTTTAAGTTATTTATTATGTTTTATAAAATTTTCTCCAGGTCTAAGTGCATTCATATCTTTGATAATATCTAAATCAAATTTATAAAATTTAATTTTAAATTCCACTGGACCTATTAATATAACATGATGATATCTTTCTGGATATATAATAAGTGGATGTTTAGGATTAACAGTATATACTCTTTCTTTTTCATCTTCCCATACAAATTCTAATTCACCTTTTTTTACAAGAAGATATCCCAACTTATCTTTTGGAGCCATATGTCTTTTTAAAATATCTGGAAATACAGTTTTTTCTGTCATCCAAGGTGTTTCTCCAACTTTTTCTAATCCTTCAGGAAAAATTAGATTATCATAAACCT
This DNA window, taken from Cetobacterium sp. NK01, encodes the following:
- the pelF gene encoding GT4 family glycosyltransferase PelF; translated protein: MSKICLICEGSYPYVVGGVSSWVQELITSNPEHEFKLICLVPNEEFIDIKYKLPKNLKEIKNVILESENKKSTKNFIKNKNLKSKEFQNKIEKLMDFKNANFVEIMDIIDSLNEKEYGTAFEIVTSKGFWEALVEYYKKHFSHTGLNIFYWTQQNIFTTLLKLAQLDIPEAEIYHPISTGYAGFLAALASYRKKGKVILTEHGIYPREREEEILGANWVDKDLKKIWIDFFYFMSTLCYESSDKIVSLFSHNRNLQIENGADPNRCIVVANGIDNEIYSKIQREKQEKFSIGSVLRIVPIKDVKTMLKAYKIVAESRKNTHLYLIGPTNENEDYFKECVEIVEQLELEENVTFTGRADVKEYYKFLDLQLLSSISEGQPLSILEGLAAGIPCISTDVGNCRELILGKKDIGEAGMIVPPTSYVELANSIIKLYDDDEKRVLFGMNGKKIVEKYYTKDQFIKNYKSLYDNLVGRG
- the pelG gene encoding exopolysaccharide Pel transporter PelG — encoded protein: MAGIGFELRKMFSEDNTVYENVKAISYSTIVSVGPWIFTIVTLNIFNMIGKKYIFQIQERQILMATIVYSFIFSQIFSSPWQYLITRYVADCIYKNKQNQLRGIFSGITKLIFIVSFLAGTIFMRSSHFPQYFKYTSILLFSLLSSLWIAMNFVSLLKDYNFIIKMYISGNLISLTLGVLFLKYPILKPFTEYPSYSILLAYTIGILITFTGISMQLMASFEKINSSEFKFVNYLNGYISLVITGIFFVLGTWSHIFINWTTENSFKIGGVFITNPDYEIAIFYGFLIMIPTLVYFMIFMETKFFPFYKKYYFLINNNGNLDETEKEREKMIKTLRSEIFYSMELQFLISISFILLSKSIFTYFKIEYHLLDLFRISVFGAYCSVYVSIFLIILLYFDSRREALIISLVYVFLNTIFSWYFTKLGPEYSGFGFFLGSFIALLLSDILLKQVLENLNYVTFYRQNFINLSRNKKLEFLESLLNKKIYMVLVFISMIFLTGCSSYDNRGFNTKTGRNWHTMGKFDVLGYDVNGYTRDGLDNRGFNQEGWHKYTDSPYDYYGFDFAGIHKDTKTKYNERGFNQEKIHKKTNQEYDEFEFDFVGIHKKTKTEYNEEGWSLYGLNKNTKDYFDQNGYTQDGYDKRGFNQNGWNKYTNSLYDYYGFNWKGIHKETRTKYNERGFNQEKIHKKTNTKFDDFNFDFAGIHKETGEKYDKEGWTWYGLNKNTQSYYNKQGYNKEGYNKEGYNKNGYDQNGYDRNGINIAGYNLKGEFKEKLVEKNIEEYDAQGYNSEGIDKDGYDKMGRYIGG
- a CDS encoding DUF1971 domain-containing protein gives rise to the protein MKCNCEEKETLKRLNPDIEGDASEVIEEEIQETIEDDFMENIKVYDNLIFPEGLEKVGETPWMTEKTVFPDILKRHMAPKDKLGYLLVKKGELEFVWEDEKERVYTVNPKHPLIIYPERYHHVILIGPVEFKIKFYKFDLDIIKDMNALRPGENFIKHNK
- a CDS encoding GAF domain-containing protein, with the protein product MEDRNTQTKKVKNIYLLSLIETIVYCLGIYLIFFHFSYFKLDFLNMNPHPLMIIVAIIALRYGVYSGIVAASVALIVYFVAYVQIGNDPVIFFYSIEYYKYIMIFFFTGLVLGKINDRNKQKIDELKVENQDINQAYRHQNEKNKKLIKVNENLEYQIVNSKESIITLHHILNSMKNKDIESIYQEAVNLIERYLKCEFVSLHLFDEKKENLISKIEAGEKIANCILAENNNLEIIKQLLAEKQPIEILKENKENKVIYYAAPIINSGEVIGILNIQTFENNNHGKYMFQLFKIISEWINHFLDLSSLNKI
- a CDS encoding DUF2194 domain-containing protein, whose product is MKKKYSYNFILIIILVIVLGFQKFRVENIEDYFSLKQSYNYKLSQLENGNLEIKNPQKYLVFYDETSEVSRKILERWKATMDFSKVKYDLQSVDSQSKINFNDYTGVVFTNEDFMGFQKINFIEIQNKVENGMSLFFLTRSYSNPFSKIAGIEKVNNFTEAKGLKFNKDIFPGFKEIVVEGEVIENSSLDLKLSQEAKVIAISKKNIPIIWEKMYGKGRVIYINGSMFESKLAEGVMKQLVAYGTEITVLPVLNSKLVHFDDLPAPIFDKHHEPIFAEYRMGTKDFFDNIWWKDMEGIALRNNLKYTTFAIMRYNDAVSKEAIKEVSKRNFESLSRQGRNIIKQGGEIGIHGYNHFSLGLIDEMDYKEYNYAPWKSIEDMKVGLSYFRKVFHEMYGEQVNKYAYVAPSNLLSKSGKKALVETFPNLKSLSGIFYAEEKEPGLLVQEVGKDPDYPNLYSLPRFSSGLFKEDKEMWSIYNSIASYGYVSHFLHPDDITDEERGRNKLWSTLKDGFESIFVAINKNFPLLKPSTQSELNYDYSKLENIQLDYELEQNNLSINIKNFCGPIQSYVRLNKKKILQIDGANYRLMQKTDDYHLYLVDLENKEIKIKVGDA